TGAACCCTGCAGCGAAAAGTGTATGAAACAATTTCTAATCGGGCTGGTGCGTTTTACCCGTGGCGAGGCCCCTGCGGGAACGCCACCGCTCATTGGTGAGAAAGAGGCCCTGACCAACAATGTGATTCTTAAGGCCATCCGCATCGCTTTGGAGATGCATGAGCAGGATATGCTGGATGTGTTTGGTCAAGCCGGATTCAGCCTCTCGCGTTCCGAACTCAGTGCTCTGTTCCGTAAAAAAGGCCATAAAAATTACAAGCCCTGCGGCGATCAGCTGCTGCGCAATTTTTTAAAAGGGCTGACCCTGCACAATCGCGCATAATATCTTAGTTGTCTGTCAATTCTTAACCGAAAAAAGGCCGGATCATTCATAGGATCCGGCCTTTTCTTCATGTCATTTCTTGCTGTTTAATAACGTCTGTAATGCCTCTCGGTCCACCTTGCGCTGCCAGAGTGGAGTGTTGTGGCGTTGATAGGCAGCTTGCTGTTCCTCATAGGTCTTCTTGTCGTTCGTCCGATAAAGGAGTCCCAG
This region of uncultured Desulfuromonas sp. genomic DNA includes:
- a CDS encoding DUF1456 family protein, with amino-acid sequence MTYNDILRRFRYAVDLSDEAMLDIFAEGGASLDDSQLAALLRREEEQGYEPCSEKCMKQFLIGLVRFTRGEAPAGTPPLIGEKEALTNNVILKAIRIALEMHEQDMLDVFGQAGFSLSRSELSALFRKKGHKNYKPCGDQLLRNFLKGLTLHNRA